The Deltaproteobacteria bacterium region CTCATGGATCCTTCCGGAGAGATGTCGGAGAATACGGCGGGCATCCTCACGGTCCCGGGGTTTTCCCAGGATCTCCCCGTCGAGGACGACGAGGGTGTCCGCACCGATCACGATCCCGTCGTTCAACTTCCCGGCCACATCGCATGCCTTGCCCCGGGCCAGGTTTTGCGCCACCTGCCGTGGCGGCACCCCCTCCTCCCGAATCTCGGGCAGATGACTTGTGATCACGTCGAAAACAAGGCCGAGCCCTCTCAGGAGTTCCTTCCGCCGGGGGGAGGCCGAGGCCAGAATGAGCTTTTTCATGGTGGCAGCGTTCCTTTCCTCTCTGCTTTTGCTCAGACGGAACAGCAAGGAGGGTTATTGTTGGCCCTATGGAGTCAATCCGTTTTCCCTAAACGCATTCGATGATAACGAGCAATCTCCGATATGTGCTGATCGTTGACGCCGGCTTTCCTGGCAAACTCCGGCCATCCTTCCACGGCCCCGCGTACTTCACGGATGATTTTCAAAGGTTTTGGAATGCTGATCGATTCCCCTACAGTGAGAAGGTCCTCCGACACAAAGTGGTCACGTTTTCCGTTGATGCTCATTTGATGCTGGTGGGTCCATTTGCCGGACGGATTGTGTGCATAAATGACATCAAAGGCCGGTGATAATTTCCACCGGCCGTCATCATTCATCAGAAAAGAAATATTCTTTGTGTGATCATCCTGATTGCGGGCGATCACATTAAAGACCATCCTCCGGTATTGTTGTATGGCGTCGGCTCTGCTTAATCGCAGTTTCCTCATCACTGCAAAAGCCTGTTCGTAACCATAAGCACCGGCAACCTTAAAGTCATAATGGGCCAGGCCGCACAACGACTGCATATGTATTTTCTCGCCGTTTTGGCGATCAAACCGTTTGGTCAGAAAGTGCGCCCGCCCGTTTTCCTCCAACAGACGGCACTC contains the following coding sequences:
- a CDS encoding septum formation inhibitor Maf, whose translation is MKKLILASASPRRKELLRGLGLVFDVITSHLPEIREEGVPPRQVAQNLARGKACDVAGKLNDGIVIGADTLVVLDGEILGKPRDREDARRILRHLSGRIHEVITGVAVIDTASGRSLQSVGVTQVHFRELTDDEIGRYVSTGEPMDKAGAYGIQGKGILFVEGIEGCYTNVVGLPLPVLAEMLARMDLPLL